Proteins found in one Mycobacteriales bacterium genomic segment:
- a CDS encoding FAD-dependent oxidoreductase, which translates to MTENLDGSPPPEAYPSLSPNQVATLVARATAQDVVAGDELFAAGDREYDFIYIESGEVEIVRLETPDSPEQVVAVHPAGRFLGELNLLTGQAVYLTARVREPGRVYRIPPPAFRRLMAEDVDLSDVILRAFLARRRALQTGEGKRSIEILGASLCAASHALRNWAARQQLPHYWIDVDSDEGTALAAAIGVTSVDLPVVLMAPAVRLTNATPGKVAEAIGLSYQPSRGRVYDVVVVGGGPAGLAAAVYGASEGLDTMLLDANAVGGQAAASSRIENYLGFPFGLSGGDLTARAQLQAQKFGAHVSTPCAVTSLRVEDGHLRMMLSDGTEVPAHAVVVATGASYRTLPLERWSHFEGAGIYYAATELEARSCTPDPVAVVGGANSAGQAALFLAERGCPVQLVVRGGDLAKGMSTYLVERVVSHPRIEVCLQTEVVGLHGGVGLEAITSLTAGNEPETRECHALFCFIGAKPATSWLDGVALDDDGFVLTDRDLDDTVLPASWSVLGRRPLPYETSVPCVFAVGDVRCGSMKRVASAVGEGASAIRSVHSAVAPLVPLS; encoded by the coding sequence GTGACCGAAAACCTCGACGGATCACCGCCGCCGGAGGCGTACCCCTCGCTGTCGCCGAACCAGGTCGCGACCCTCGTTGCGCGTGCCACCGCGCAGGACGTGGTCGCGGGCGATGAGCTGTTCGCCGCGGGCGACCGCGAATACGACTTCATCTACATCGAGTCCGGTGAGGTCGAGATCGTCCGGCTGGAGACACCCGACTCGCCGGAGCAGGTCGTCGCCGTACACCCGGCCGGCCGCTTCCTCGGCGAGCTGAACCTGCTGACCGGACAGGCGGTCTATCTGACGGCGCGGGTGCGCGAGCCGGGGCGCGTGTACCGGATCCCGCCGCCGGCCTTCCGGCGGCTGATGGCGGAGGACGTCGACCTCTCCGACGTGATCCTCCGCGCGTTCCTCGCCCGCCGCCGCGCGCTGCAGACCGGGGAGGGCAAGCGCAGCATCGAGATTCTCGGCGCCTCGCTCTGCGCGGCGTCGCACGCCTTGCGCAACTGGGCCGCGCGCCAGCAGCTGCCGCACTACTGGATCGACGTCGACAGCGACGAGGGCACCGCGCTCGCGGCCGCGATCGGTGTGACGTCGGTGGACCTGCCGGTGGTGCTGATGGCACCTGCCGTGCGGCTGACCAACGCGACACCGGGAAAGGTGGCCGAGGCGATCGGGTTGTCCTACCAGCCGTCGCGTGGGCGGGTGTACGACGTCGTGGTGGTCGGGGGCGGCCCGGCCGGTCTCGCTGCGGCCGTGTACGGCGCGTCCGAAGGGCTCGACACGATGCTGCTGGACGCCAATGCGGTCGGCGGGCAGGCCGCAGCGAGCTCCAGGATCGAGAACTACCTCGGCTTCCCGTTCGGGCTCTCCGGCGGAGACCTGACGGCTCGGGCCCAGCTGCAGGCGCAGAAGTTCGGCGCGCATGTCTCGACGCCGTGCGCCGTGACCTCGCTGCGGGTCGAGGACGGCCACCTGCGGATGATGCTGTCCGACGGCACCGAGGTTCCCGCGCACGCAGTCGTGGTCGCGACCGGCGCCAGCTACCGCACCCTGCCGCTGGAGCGCTGGTCGCACTTCGAGGGCGCGGGGATCTACTACGCCGCGACCGAGCTCGAGGCTCGCAGCTGCACTCCCGACCCGGTCGCGGTGGTCGGCGGTGCCAACTCGGCCGGCCAAGCGGCCTTGTTCCTCGCCGAGCGGGGTTGCCCGGTGCAGCTGGTCGTGCGCGGCGGCGACCTCGCCAAGGGGATGTCGACGTACCTCGTCGAGCGCGTCGTGTCGCATCCGAGGATCGAGGTCTGCCTGCAGACGGAGGTCGTCGGTCTGCACGGCGGGGTCGGGCTCGAGGCCATCACCTCGCTGACGGCCGGAAACGAGCCCGAGACCCGCGAGTGCCACGCGCTGTTCTGCTTCATCGGCGCGAAGCCCGCGACGAGCTGGCTCGACGGCGTCGCGCTCGACGACGACGGTTTCGTGCTCACCGACCGGGACCTCGACGACACCGTGCTGCCCGCGTCATGGTCGGTGTTGGGCCGGCGCCCGCTGCCCTACGAGACCAGCGTGCCTTGCGTGTTCGCGGTGGGCGACGTCCGCTGTGGATCGATGAAGCGGGTCGCGTCGGCCGTCGGTGAAGGCGCGAGTGCAATCCGTTCCGTGCACTCCGCGGTCGCGCCGCTCGTGCCGCTCTCCTGA
- a CDS encoding UBP-type zinc finger domain-containing protein gives MADTCTHLDTIADVTPSSDGCEDCLKIGGRWVHLRLCMACGHVGCCDSSPNRHATAHWHAEPDHPIIRSYEPGEDWWWCYVDELIFDVEGAPPAPSHP, from the coding sequence ATGGCCGACACCTGTACCCACCTCGACACCATCGCCGATGTGACGCCGTCCAGCGATGGCTGCGAGGACTGTCTGAAGATCGGTGGCCGTTGGGTTCATCTCCGGCTGTGCATGGCCTGCGGGCATGTGGGGTGCTGCGACTCCTCGCCCAACCGGCACGCGACCGCGCACTGGCACGCCGAGCCGGACCATCCGATCATCCGCTCGTACGAACCGGGCGAGGACTGGTGGTGGTGCTACGTCGACGAGCTGATCTTCGACGTGGAGGGCGCGCCGCCGGCGCCGTCACATCCGTGA
- a CDS encoding MFS transporter — protein sequence MPGAGRKAADPGGRYKWIALSNTTMAVFMSALDGSIVIISLPAIFRGIHLDPLAPGNVAYLLWMIMGYRLVQAVLVVTLGRLGDMYGRVRIYNAGFVVFTGASILLSVDPLRGGHGAMWLIGWRTLQALGGSMLTANSAAILTDAFPAEQRGFALGVNQIAAIGGQFIGLVAGGLLAAVDWRAVFWVNVPVGLFGTVWAYLRLRETGERHKGRIDWWGNLTFAIGLGAVLVAITDGIQPHGGHSMGWTNPEVFLPLAAGVLLLVGFVVIEDRVSDPMCRPALFRVRAFAAGNAAGLVAAIARGGLQFMLIIWLQGIWLPLHGYDFANTPLWAGIYLLPLTAAFLLAGPLCGALSDRYGVRGFATMGMVIFGASFVGMIYLPVNFPYWAFALLIFTNGIGVGMFSAPNSSAIMGSVPAAQRGVASGMRSTFQNSGTALSIGVFFSLMIAGLASTLPTTLTHGLVRQGVPGGVAHQVGSLPPVSSLFAAVLGVNPVRHLLAPSGVLHTLPASAQQTLTGRRFFPELISAPFHHGLVVVFTTAAVLSLIGAVLSLLRGPRARRPAPPLEPALVPTD from the coding sequence ATGCCGGGTGCCGGCCGCAAGGCTGCTGACCCCGGCGGGCGGTACAAGTGGATCGCGCTGTCGAACACGACGATGGCGGTCTTCATGTCCGCGCTCGACGGCTCGATCGTCATCATCTCGCTGCCGGCGATCTTCCGCGGCATCCATCTCGACCCGCTCGCGCCGGGCAATGTGGCCTACCTGCTCTGGATGATCATGGGCTACCGCCTCGTGCAGGCGGTGCTGGTCGTCACGCTCGGACGGCTCGGGGACATGTATGGCCGGGTCCGGATCTACAACGCCGGTTTCGTGGTCTTCACCGGTGCGTCGATCCTGCTGTCGGTCGACCCGCTGCGTGGCGGCCACGGGGCGATGTGGCTGATCGGCTGGCGCACGCTGCAGGCGCTCGGCGGATCGATGCTCACGGCGAACTCCGCGGCCATCCTGACCGACGCGTTCCCGGCGGAGCAACGCGGGTTCGCGCTCGGCGTCAACCAGATCGCGGCAATCGGCGGGCAGTTCATCGGCCTCGTGGCCGGTGGCTTGCTGGCCGCGGTCGACTGGCGGGCGGTGTTCTGGGTGAACGTCCCTGTCGGGCTGTTCGGCACCGTGTGGGCCTACCTGCGGCTGCGGGAGACCGGCGAGCGACACAAGGGGCGGATCGACTGGTGGGGCAACCTCACCTTCGCGATCGGACTCGGTGCGGTGCTGGTCGCAATCACCGACGGCATCCAGCCGCATGGCGGGCACAGCATGGGCTGGACGAACCCCGAGGTGTTCCTGCCGCTCGCCGCCGGCGTACTGCTCCTCGTCGGCTTTGTCGTCATCGAAGACCGCGTGAGCGATCCGATGTGCCGCCCGGCGCTGTTCCGGGTCCGGGCCTTCGCCGCCGGCAACGCGGCGGGTCTGGTCGCCGCGATCGCGCGTGGCGGGCTGCAGTTCATGCTGATCATCTGGCTGCAGGGGATCTGGCTGCCGCTGCACGGATACGACTTCGCGAACACGCCGCTGTGGGCGGGCATCTACCTGTTGCCGCTGACCGCGGCGTTCCTGCTCGCCGGGCCGTTGTGCGGAGCGCTGTCCGACCGGTACGGCGTGCGCGGGTTCGCCACGATGGGCATGGTGATCTTCGGGGCCAGCTTCGTCGGCATGATCTACCTGCCGGTGAACTTCCCGTACTGGGCGTTCGCCTTGCTCATCTTCACCAACGGGATCGGTGTCGGGATGTTCAGCGCGCCGAACTCGTCGGCAATCATGGGAAGTGTCCCGGCGGCGCAACGCGGCGTCGCCTCGGGAATGCGATCGACGTTCCAGAACTCCGGCACCGCGCTGTCGATCGGAGTCTTCTTCTCCTTGATGATCGCGGGCCTCGCAAGCACTCTGCCGACGACGCTGACGCACGGGCTGGTGCGCCAGGGAGTGCCGGGAGGCGTCGCGCACCAGGTCGGGTCGCTGCCACCGGTCTCGTCGCTGTTCGCTGCGGTGCTCGGAGTGAACCCGGTGCGTCACCTGCTCGCGCCGAGCGGCGTACTGCACACCCTGCCGGCGTCGGCGCAGCAGACCCTCACCGGCCGGCGCTTCTTCCCTGAGCTCATCTCGGCACCGTTCCACCACGGCCTCGTGGTGGTGTTCACGACCGCGGCCGTGCTGTCGCTGATTGGCGCGGTCCTGTCTCTGCTACGCGGCCCTCGCGCTCGCCGTCCCGCCCCACCCCTGGAGCCGGCACTTGTCCCTACCGACTGA
- a CDS encoding MarR family transcriptional regulator, whose protein sequence is MSQSRNPDVADVAAAVQLSVRLLVRSLRQVTGEGELSLPEMSALARLDRTGPTTSAALAREEQISPQSMGSTLGSLEERGLVERRADPGDGRRVVLSITPAGFRVLRNKRSARAKELARALSTDFTKAELRQLMAAAPLIERLAQRI, encoded by the coding sequence ATGAGCCAGTCGCGAAACCCCGACGTTGCCGACGTGGCGGCCGCGGTCCAGCTCAGCGTGCGGCTGCTGGTGCGCAGCCTTCGCCAGGTGACCGGCGAGGGTGAGCTGAGCCTTCCGGAGATGTCTGCTCTCGCCCGCCTGGACCGCACCGGACCGACGACGTCGGCGGCGCTCGCGCGCGAGGAGCAGATCAGCCCGCAGTCGATGGGTTCGACCCTCGGGTCGCTGGAGGAACGCGGGCTGGTCGAGCGCCGCGCCGACCCCGGCGACGGCCGGCGCGTCGTACTGTCCATCACCCCGGCGGGCTTCCGGGTGCTGCGCAACAAGCGCAGTGCACGCGCCAAGGAGCTGGCCAGGGCCTTGTCGACCGACTTCACCAAGGCCGAGCTGCGCCAGCTGATGGCGGCGGCCCCGTTGATCGAGCGACTCGCGCAGCGCATCTGA
- a CDS encoding aminotransferase class I/II-fold pyridoxal phosphate-dependent enzyme, whose product MSRPAPGPYVSPPSLAAAALPEYVARYGASVLDLDRAVAAAPGPPDLIDLTHGDTRAFLPPDWALRGFDTGAADNTEAYTAYRGSASVREVLAPRVAALLGRPVDAARELIVTPGSQGALFATLSALVGPGDVVMLADPDYFMNERITRYLGGQIVRAAPVMSADGLLEFSSEDMVRIAAVLPKVMLLSNPNNPLGGVYTAAAVEQLAAIARAADATVVVDQLYCRLIFGAATYTHLSALPGMAERTITLLGPSKTESMSGYRVGLGVGPPAVVDQMERVLSLASLRTGGYSQQVLRGWLQDDRDWLAERTVAHEKLRDEVVERLRAIPGVAVQPPAGSSYVFPDCSAVDGPYGDDDHALTIAFKQAGALVSPGYQFGPAGRGRFRINFSQDHDRLSTALDRITGVFR is encoded by the coding sequence ATGAGCAGACCTGCTCCCGGTCCCTACGTCAGCCCGCCGTCGCTCGCTGCTGCCGCGTTGCCGGAGTACGTCGCACGGTACGGCGCAAGCGTGCTCGACCTGGACCGCGCAGTCGCGGCCGCGCCCGGCCCGCCGGATCTCATCGACCTGACGCACGGCGACACCCGCGCCTTCCTGCCGCCGGACTGGGCGCTGCGTGGCTTCGACACAGGTGCTGCAGACAACACCGAGGCCTACACCGCGTACCGCGGGAGTGCGAGCGTGCGCGAGGTGCTCGCACCGCGAGTGGCCGCGCTGCTGGGCCGTCCGGTCGATGCCGCTCGAGAGCTGATCGTCACGCCCGGCTCACAAGGAGCGTTGTTCGCGACGCTCTCCGCGCTGGTCGGGCCCGGCGACGTTGTGATGCTCGCCGACCCGGACTACTTCATGAACGAGCGCATCACCCGCTATCTCGGCGGCCAGATCGTCCGGGCCGCGCCGGTTATGTCGGCGGACGGCCTGCTCGAGTTCAGCTCAGAGGACATGGTGCGGATCGCCGCCGTGCTGCCCAAGGTCATGCTGCTGAGCAACCCCAACAACCCCCTCGGTGGCGTCTACACCGCCGCGGCCGTCGAGCAGCTGGCGGCGATTGCCCGCGCGGCGGACGCGACCGTCGTGGTCGACCAGCTCTACTGCCGCCTGATCTTCGGCGCCGCGACGTACACGCATCTGTCTGCGCTGCCCGGGATGGCAGAGCGCACGATCACCTTGCTCGGTCCGTCGAAGACCGAGTCGATGAGCGGGTACCGGGTCGGGCTCGGCGTCGGCCCGCCTGCCGTCGTCGACCAGATGGAGCGAGTGCTCTCACTCGCCTCGCTGCGCACCGGCGGCTACTCGCAGCAGGTCTTGCGCGGCTGGCTCCAGGACGACCGGGACTGGCTGGCCGAGCGCACGGTTGCGCACGAGAAGCTGCGCGATGAGGTGGTCGAGCGGTTGCGGGCGATCCCCGGGGTTGCGGTGCAGCCGCCCGCCGGCAGCTCCTACGTCTTCCCCGACTGCAGTGCGGTCGACGGACCGTACGGCGATGACGACCACGCCCTGACGATCGCGTTCAAGCAGGCAGGAGCGTTGGTGAGCCCCGGCTACCAGTTCGGTCCGGCCGGTCGGGGTCGCTTCCGGATCAACTTCTCCCAGGATCACGACCGGCTGAGCACCGCACTGGACCGGATCACCGGCGTCTTTCGGTAG
- a CDS encoding LLM class flavin-dependent oxidoreductase: MRHGLFFPAFEGLADPWVVVDVARRAEAAGWDGIFLWDHLLYEDIAEISDPWIVLAAVATATERIQLGAMVTPLTRRRPAVLARQAVALDQLSGGRLILGFGLGDDGRVRELSSFGEVVEPRVRAERLDEGLAVVTGLLSGAEVSHRGTHFAADRVRFQPVAARPGGIPIWLAARWPHRAPMRRAAHYDGLFTIQLPGPQEVAEVRRRIVDERGTLDGFDIVCQGGPDVDPAPRAAAGATWWLTQYGPYGIEPDRLLELASAGPRVDGAA, translated from the coding sequence ATGCGGCACGGGTTGTTCTTCCCGGCGTTCGAGGGTCTCGCCGACCCATGGGTGGTGGTCGACGTTGCCCGCCGCGCAGAGGCGGCCGGCTGGGACGGCATCTTCTTGTGGGACCACCTGCTCTACGAGGACATTGCCGAGATCAGTGACCCGTGGATCGTGCTCGCAGCGGTCGCGACGGCGACCGAGCGGATCCAGCTGGGCGCGATGGTGACGCCGCTGACCCGGCGGCGGCCGGCCGTTCTTGCCCGGCAGGCGGTCGCCCTCGACCAGCTCTCCGGGGGCCGGCTGATCCTCGGCTTCGGCCTCGGCGACGACGGCCGGGTGCGCGAGCTGTCGTCGTTCGGCGAGGTCGTCGAGCCGCGCGTGCGCGCCGAGCGGCTCGACGAAGGACTCGCCGTGGTGACCGGCCTGCTGTCCGGTGCCGAGGTCAGCCATCGCGGCACCCACTTCGCCGCGGACCGGGTGCGCTTCCAGCCGGTCGCGGCGCGGCCGGGCGGTATTCCGATCTGGCTCGCTGCCCGGTGGCCGCATCGGGCTCCGATGCGCCGAGCCGCTCACTACGACGGGTTGTTCACCATCCAGCTTCCGGGCCCGCAGGAGGTCGCCGAGGTGCGCCGGCGCATCGTCGACGAGCGCGGCACCCTCGACGGATTCGACATCGTCTGCCAGGGCGGGCCCGACGTCGATCCGGCGCCGCGGGCGGCCGCGGGAGCGACCTGGTGGTTGACGCAGTACGGCCCTTACGGAATCGAGCCGGACCGGTTGCTGGAGCTTGCCTCGGCCGGTCCGCGAGTGGATGGTGCGGCATGA
- a CDS encoding GntR family transcriptional regulator — MPALNHVSLPDAVRLTLRRRILNAEIPAGARLVETQLAAEFEVSRTTIRQALRDLQSEGLVELAPRRHCVVTRMDEKDATDVLYARYTLELGAVREWMQNRPPGFDDELRRELDAMQLAAENNDTLAAVEADTRFHGLLVAAGNRNRLDQLWHTLDGQMGALMRSSLERQHSDLADLAQRHVDLARIISSRDPEEIEAALREHYLA; from the coding sequence GTGCCAGCTCTGAATCACGTCTCGCTACCCGACGCCGTGCGGCTGACGTTGCGGCGGCGGATCCTCAACGCGGAGATCCCGGCCGGCGCTCGCCTGGTCGAGACCCAGCTGGCCGCGGAGTTCGAAGTGAGCCGTACGACGATCCGCCAGGCGTTGCGCGACCTGCAGTCCGAAGGGCTGGTCGAGCTCGCGCCGCGACGGCACTGCGTCGTGACCCGCATGGACGAGAAGGACGCGACCGACGTTCTCTATGCCCGCTACACCCTCGAGCTCGGAGCGGTGCGCGAGTGGATGCAGAACCGGCCGCCGGGATTCGACGACGAGCTGCGCAGGGAGCTCGACGCGATGCAGCTGGCGGCAGAGAACAACGACACCTTGGCCGCGGTGGAGGCGGACACCCGTTTCCACGGGCTGCTGGTCGCGGCCGGAAACCGCAACCGGCTCGACCAGCTCTGGCACACCCTCGACGGCCAGATGGGCGCGCTGATGCGATCGTCCCTGGAGCGCCAGCACAGCGACCTGGCCGACCTTGCGCAGCGCCACGTCGACCTGGCGCGGATCATCTCCAGCCGGGATCCGGAGGAGATCGAGGCGGCGCTGCGCGAGCACTACCTCGCCTGA
- a CDS encoding DUF4438 domain-containing protein, which translates to MTAGRLVANNLLGVVEHPSSGGHPYQVARSGESYVPVGDGGIVLGVDLGDGVFDHVADHAAPGVCLVHPDPAARASLTGLSCAGNLATVRSGGQAGATGVVIGKRGESGRVIVHFGDDVRAGLRPGDHVAVRAEGQGLALPEHPDVTVANLSPALLDRLPVRTGNGAVVVGVRCVLPSMLVGNGVGRPSVAWDIDLQVHADTAERWGAQELRLGDLVALSDVDARWNIGYRRGWTTVGIVVHGGSPLPGHGPGVTPILSGGPGTMVIDADARAHRGVTARVVEEVADARPGASR; encoded by the coding sequence GTGACCGCCGGGCGGCTGGTGGCCAACAACCTGCTGGGTGTGGTGGAGCACCCGTCGAGCGGCGGCCATCCGTACCAGGTCGCGCGCTCGGGCGAGTCCTACGTACCCGTGGGCGACGGTGGCATCGTGCTCGGCGTCGACCTCGGGGACGGCGTGTTCGACCACGTCGCCGACCATGCCGCGCCCGGCGTGTGCCTGGTGCACCCGGATCCCGCCGCTCGCGCGTCGCTAACCGGACTGTCGTGCGCGGGCAACCTCGCAACGGTGCGCAGCGGCGGGCAAGCCGGCGCGACCGGCGTGGTCATCGGCAAGCGCGGCGAGTCCGGGCGGGTCATCGTGCACTTCGGCGACGACGTTCGTGCGGGCCTGCGCCCCGGCGATCACGTTGCGGTGCGCGCGGAAGGGCAGGGGCTGGCGCTTCCGGAACATCCGGACGTCACCGTGGCGAACCTCAGCCCCGCGTTGCTCGACCGGCTGCCGGTCCGGACCGGGAACGGCGCGGTCGTGGTCGGCGTACGGTGCGTCCTGCCCTCGATGCTGGTCGGCAACGGGGTCGGCCGGCCGAGCGTGGCATGGGACATCGACCTGCAGGTCCACGCCGACACCGCCGAGCGGTGGGGCGCGCAGGAGCTGCGGCTCGGGGACCTGGTCGCGCTGTCCGATGTCGACGCACGGTGGAACATCGGGTACCGACGCGGGTGGACGACGGTCGGGATCGTCGTCCACGGTGGCAGCCCCCTGCCGGGACATGGTCCCGGCGTTACGCCGATCTTGAGCGGCGGTCCCGGCACAATGGTCATCGATGCGGACGCGCGCGCCCACCGCGGCGTGACCGCCCGCGTGGTCGAGGAGGTAGCCGATGCGCGACCGGGAGCGTCCCGGTGA